Proteins encoded within one genomic window of Argiope bruennichi chromosome 7, qqArgBrue1.1, whole genome shotgun sequence:
- the LOC129975874 gene encoding peroxisomal membrane protein 11C-like: MEELAKLFDSYNGRDSIVRTASYLSLYLSTYTKGSLSQKLKLINRELSYCRLLMRLFDDFPMLRYSINYGLGSEEKTGLLRVLGVVKNMLDQIYYPIEHIALAADHHFLKVNSGSFYTAGTIIWGLSCYIDMIRSLIMMAILQGQTKGLKNVVLHEKIVAMQLEYLLLGFKDAADLALAIYYLPYGSFLWAGKLSKRNVGLFGTISSLIRVVMLLRSLKNEKSAS; encoded by the exons atggaagaattgGCTAAGCTTTTCGATTCCTATAATGGTCGCGATAGCATTGTTCGTACAGCTAGCTATTTGTCGCTGTATTTAAGTACTTATACGAAAGGGAGTCTCTCTCAAAAATTGAAACTTATCAACAGGGAACTCAGCTACTGCAGATTACTAATGCGACTCTTTGATGACTTTCCAATGCTTCGTTACTCAATTAATTACGGATTAGGATCTGAG GAGAAAACTGGTCTCTTGCGTGTGTTAGGTGTTGTGAAaaatatgctggatcagatttattATCCTATTGAGCATATAGCATTAGCTGCAGATCATCATTTTCTGAAAGTTAACAGTGGCAGCTTCTATACAGCTGGAACAATTATATGGGGTTTATCATGCTATATAGATATGATACG ATCACTTATAATGATGGCCATTTTGCAAGGACAGACAAAAGGTTTGAAGAATGTTGT TTTGCATGAGAAGATAGTAGCAATGCAACTAGAATACCTTCTTCTGGGTTTTAAAGATGCTGCAGATCTTGCACTTGCCATTTACTATTTGCCTTATGGAAGCTTTTTGTGGGCTGGCAAACTAAGCAAAAGGAATGTTGGATTATTTGGTACTATTTCATCTCTGATAAGGGTGGTAATGTTGCTTAGAagcttgaaaaatgaaaaatctgctTCATGA